DNA from Pseudobdellovibrionaceae bacterium:
TAGCCCCATCCGGCATCAAGTGGGGTGATGAGCCACCGCTTCGACTTTGACGCGGCGATGATGACGTCTGTCGCCGGCGGAAAATCTGTGATCGATCTGCCCCGCCTTGCGGTGCAAACCGAAGCACAGGCGGCGGCCTTCATCGAAGCCTACGGCTTCCGTTTGGAAGACCCGAAAGATCTCAATCAGCTTTGGTATTTCTATCGCCGTGCGCTCGTTCTGATCGAGGAGCGCCTCGGCTTCAAGATCGACGAGATTCCGGAAGTCCTGCGCGACCGCAAGAACTTCGAAGATCCGCGTCAGCTTCTTTTGTGGGCCAGTTCCGCGAATCCGCAGGACCGCGAGCTGCAAAAGTGGAGCTGCGCGATTCTGCGGGCGATTCACGTTTTCGTGCACGCGGAAAACAATATTTTCTCCTCGTTTTCGGAAGAGATTCAGAAACAGATCCTGACGCCGTTTCAGGAGCGTATCTTCACGGAAGGCACGACGGGCACCGTCTATTTGAAGGCGCCGGAAGCGCCGCCCGGAACGCCCCACGTCGGCGAAGACGAGATCGCGCTCGCGGGTTTTGAAATCAAACCTTTCAAAACTTCGGCGTCGACCGTGATCAAACTCTTGGCGAAACCCGATGCGGTGGCGATGAACGTTCTGGATAAACTCGGGATGCGCTTCGTGACGCGCTCGGTGTTCGACACGTTCCGCGTGATCCGTTTTTTGATCGAACATAATCTGATGAGTTCCCCCCACATCATGCCGGACCAGAGCACGAACAACCTCTATCCCGCGGAATTTTTCTGCGAGGTCGTCGCCGAGATCGGTCGCGAACGTCCGCGTCTGTCCGACGATGAGCTCGAAGCCGAGCTGCGACGCCGGCTGGATTTCGCGGGGGCCTCGCTGCCGATGCTGCGGAAAGAGAACTCCTTTTCGGGGGAAGACTACCGCTTCATTAAGTTCATCGCGCGCAAACTCGTCCGCGTGCCGATGGGTGAGGGGTCCAAGCGGGAAGATTTCAGCTTTTTCTTTCCTTACGAAGTGCAGATCCTGGATGCGGCCTCGATGGAGCGCCACCTCTCGGGTCCGTCCGATCATCAGAAATACAAGGACCGCCAACGTCACGCCGCGCGCAAGCGCCTGATGCCCGACGCCGCTGCGGACGGAGAGATCATCCCTTGAATCCGCTTTTGAAAGTGCTCGTCTACGCCCGTTCCATCTTTGTCGTGCTCACGGTGTTTCCCATTTGGGCGATCATCATGTGCTCGTTGAATCTGCTCAACAACTTCACGATTCAAAATCGCGCGATCAACGACTGGATGATCAGCCGTTGGTGCCGGGTGAACTGCTGGATGTTCGGGGTGAAGCTGCGGGCGCACGGTCGCGAGAATTTGCCACCCGGAACGTGTTTGCTTCTTTTCAACCACACGAGCTTCTTCGACATCTTCGCCATCCAGTCCATGGTTCCGGACGTGCGTTTCGGCGCGAAGATCGAGCTTTTCAAAATCCCGCTCTTCGGGCCGGCGATGCGGCGGATCGGCGTGCTGCCGATCGCGCGCGGGCGGTTGGAAGAGGTTTTGCGCGTCTACAAGGCGGCGGAATCGCGCGCGGCGGCGGGCGAACGTTTCGCGCTGGCCCCCGAAGGCGGGCGCAATAGCGGCGACGAGCCGCTTTTGAACTTCAAGTCGGGGCCGTTTCTGTTCGCCGTCAGCGCGCAAACGCCCATCGTGCCGGTTGTCGTGCACGGCGCACGCGAGGTCTGGCCCAAGGGGCATCTGGTCCCGCAGACGCTGGGGCTCACGACCACGATCGACGTTTATTTTCTGAAGATGATTCCGGTCGCGGGCGTCCCGCCGGATCAGAAGCAGAAACTCCAGGCGCAAACTTATTTGGAGATGTCCGAAAAGATGCGCGAGCTGGGGGAAAAGGTCACTTCGAGAGCGGAGTCTTCGTTTTCCACTCCGTGACCAGGCCGAAGCGGGTCGAGCCGATGAGCTTCGCGGTCCGCACGCCCGTGTCGATCTCGATTTCGACTTTCTTCGCGTTCAGGGGATTGATTTTCACGAGCCTCAAGATGCGCGAGGCTTTTTGTCCGCGGCCTTCGATCATCGCCGCGATCTGTTCCCACTTCAAAAACGGCTGAAAACTTTTTCCCTGATCGACCGAGCAGTACTGACCCACGAAGATTTCGTGTTCGGTGCTGATCGCGACGGGCAGATTGTCGTTACCGAAGTAGTCGATCTTCGTCCAATTCAGTCCGTCGGTGGTCATGAAGACGCCCTCGGCCGCGATGATGCCTTGACGGGGATTGTTCGGATGAAAGGCCACCGAGAAAATGGGCTTTTTCAAAATCTCTTCGAAGCTCACGACCTGCTCGTTCACGAGCGGCTTGAAGCCCGGGGCTTGGCCCTCGTCTTTCCAGTAGACTTCACCGTGGCCGGGAAGGTTGCTCACGCCCCATTTGAACGACTCCCAGCTTTTGATCGTCACGAAGCTGCGTTGGTAAAGGCCGTGGGGTTGTAGATCCTGGGTCAGGATGCCGAGCTCGGGACGCGTCATCATGGACTGTACGTGTTCGATCGGGACGCGTTCGCCCGCGCTCGTCACGAGGACCGAGCCTTGACGGTATTTGACCGGTGTCCACTTTCCCTCGATGGGCAGGATGAAAGAGGCGAAGTCGGCTTTCAACAGCACCGAGTTCACATCGACCCAACCCCTCACTTCCGGATCGGTGAGAGGCGAAACGAGGACCCAGTCGCCCCGGAAATCGATCAGGCGCAGGCGCGCGAGCGGGTCGACGGAGCGGACGATTTGCGTTTTCCATTCGGGCTCGGCGCGCAGCTGCACGCGCGTGAGCGGGATCGCGAGGCCGCGATCGTCTGGCATCGGCAGTCCTTCGTTCAGCGCCCACCAGGTTTTTTTGCCGCCGCTCACCACGTAGGCCCACGGCCCGCGCGTGCCGACGACCTGCGCGACTTCGCCGGTCTTGGAGTGCGCGAGTTTCAGGCTCAGGTCCATGTCCCGCAAAAGCAGCGTGGTCGGAAGTTTCAGCGACACTTTGTCTTTCTGGATCA
Protein-coding regions in this window:
- a CDS encoding TIGR04552 family protein, with the protein product MSHRFDFDAAMMTSVAGGKSVIDLPRLAVQTEAQAAAFIEAYGFRLEDPKDLNQLWYFYRRALVLIEERLGFKIDEIPEVLRDRKNFEDPRQLLLWASSANPQDRELQKWSCAILRAIHVFVHAENNIFSSFSEEIQKQILTPFQERIFTEGTTGTVYLKAPEAPPGTPHVGEDEIALAGFEIKPFKTSASTVIKLLAKPDAVAMNVLDKLGMRFVTRSVFDTFRVIRFLIEHNLMSSPHIMPDQSTNNLYPAEFFCEVVAEIGRERPRLSDDELEAELRRRLDFAGASLPMLRKENSFSGEDYRFIKFIARKLVRVPMGEGSKREDFSFFFPYEVQILDAASMERHLSGPSDHQKYKDRQRHAARKRLMPDAAADGEIIP
- a CDS encoding 1-acyl-sn-glycerol-3-phosphate acyltransferase, translated to MNPLLKVLVYARSIFVVLTVFPIWAIIMCSLNLLNNFTIQNRAINDWMISRWCRVNCWMFGVKLRAHGRENLPPGTCLLLFNHTSFFDIFAIQSMVPDVRFGAKIELFKIPLFGPAMRRIGVLPIARGRLEEVLRVYKAAESRAAAGERFALAPEGGRNSGDEPLLNFKSGPFLFAVSAQTPIVPVVVHGAREVWPKGHLVPQTLGLTTTIDVYFLKMIPVAGVPPDQKQKLQAQTYLEMSEKMRELGEKVTSRAESSFSTP